From Acidothermus cellulolyticus 11B, a single genomic window includes:
- the proB gene encoding glutamate 5-kinase produces the protein MSGTRPEVTAAQTIVVKIGSSSVTSYPAARAGSAAADDQPGGSASGLREENIAALAAAVAERVSRGAHCVIVSSGAIAAGLGPLGLVSRPRDLATQQAAASVGQSLLVRAYARAFAVHRITVGQILLTSDDMIRRAHYRNAERTLRRLFELGVVPIVNENDTVVTDEIRFGDNDRLAALVAHLIRADLLVLLSDVDALYTAPPNRPGARRIEVVSSERDLDAIDLGGVGTAVGTGGMITKIEAARLATSAGIPVVLTAATAVAAALRGDDVGTFFRPTGRRMSSRLLWLAHATAPRGRLVLDAGAVAAVVDRRLSLLPAGVVGVHGDFNAGDPVDLVDEHGRRVARGLVNYDAADLPNLIGRSTWELAQQFGPDYQREVVHRDDLVVLVRRSR, from the coding sequence GTGAGCGGCACCCGACCCGAAGTGACGGCGGCGCAGACCATCGTCGTCAAGATCGGCTCTTCGTCGGTCACCTCGTACCCTGCGGCGAGGGCCGGTTCCGCGGCGGCGGATGACCAACCGGGCGGCTCGGCCAGCGGCCTGCGGGAAGAAAACATCGCGGCGCTGGCGGCCGCGGTGGCCGAGCGAGTCAGCCGCGGCGCCCACTGCGTGATCGTCTCGTCGGGCGCGATTGCCGCCGGGCTTGGTCCACTCGGCCTGGTCAGCCGACCCCGGGATCTGGCGACCCAGCAGGCGGCGGCGAGTGTCGGCCAGAGCCTCCTGGTACGGGCGTACGCCCGGGCGTTCGCCGTCCACCGCATCACGGTCGGGCAGATCCTGCTGACCTCCGACGACATGATCCGTCGTGCTCACTACCGGAACGCCGAACGGACCCTGCGGCGACTCTTCGAACTCGGCGTCGTTCCGATCGTCAACGAGAACGACACCGTCGTCACCGATGAAATCCGGTTCGGTGACAACGACCGGTTGGCCGCTCTGGTCGCCCATCTGATCCGCGCCGATCTCCTCGTGCTGCTCTCCGACGTGGACGCGCTGTACACGGCGCCGCCGAATCGTCCGGGGGCGCGGCGGATTGAGGTCGTCAGCAGCGAGCGGGATCTCGACGCCATCGACCTCGGCGGCGTCGGAACAGCGGTCGGCACCGGCGGCATGATCACGAAGATCGAAGCGGCTCGGTTGGCGACCTCGGCAGGCATCCCGGTGGTGCTTACCGCCGCTACCGCAGTTGCTGCCGCGCTTCGCGGGGACGACGTCGGCACGTTCTTCCGGCCGACCGGTCGCCGGATGTCATCCCGGCTGCTCTGGCTGGCCCACGCCACGGCGCCCCGCGGACGGCTGGTGTTGGACGCCGGCGCGGTGGCGGCCGTGGTTGACCGGCGATTGTCGCTCCTGCCGGCCGGCGTGGTCGGCGTCCACGGTGACTTCAACGCCGGGGACCCGGTGGATTTGGTCGACGAGCACGGACGACGGGTGGCCCGCGGCCTGGTCAACTACGACGCCGCCGATCTGCCGAATCTGATCGGCCGGTCGACCTGGGAGCTGGCGCAGCAATTCGGCCCGGATTATCAGCGTGAGGTCGTCCACCGCGATGACCTTGTCGTGCTGGTCCGCCGCTCCCGCTGA
- the obgE gene encoding GTPase ObgE: protein MTTFVDRVVVHVRGGDGGNGCASIRREKFKPLGGPDGGNGGRGGDVVFVVDPGTTTLLDLHRRPHRRAAPGSPGQGNNKHGADGADLLIPVPDGTVVKDLDGQVLADLVGAGTRYVAARGGRGGLGNAALASARRKAPGFALRGEPGEERDVVVEVKSVADIALVGYPNAGKSSLIAAISAARPKIADYPFTTLAPNLGVVEAGEIRFTVADVPGLVRGASQGRGLGLEFLRHIERCAAVVHVVDCAAAEPDRSPLADLAAIRAELAAYASLDLGGPPLHERPQLVVLNKIDIPEARARAEAAARQIADAPVFLVSAVTREGLRELVFAMAGLVETARANRPAPEPPRIVLRPPAIAEPEFTVRRRGSAFIVDGEKPRRWVAQTDFSNDEAVGYLADRLARLGVEDELARLGARPGDEVIIGGVSFDYEPGIRAGVGHPFGPRGTDPRLHAAAPPATAHWAGDGDDDSAARDEEDG, encoded by the coding sequence GTGACCACGTTCGTGGATCGAGTCGTCGTCCACGTCCGGGGCGGAGACGGCGGCAATGGCTGCGCGTCCATCCGGCGGGAGAAATTCAAGCCACTCGGTGGGCCGGATGGCGGTAACGGCGGCCGAGGCGGCGACGTCGTCTTCGTCGTCGATCCCGGGACCACAACCTTGCTCGATCTCCACCGTCGCCCACACCGTCGAGCCGCGCCCGGCAGCCCAGGTCAGGGCAACAACAAGCACGGCGCTGACGGCGCCGATCTGCTCATCCCTGTGCCGGACGGCACGGTGGTGAAGGACCTGGACGGCCAGGTCCTGGCGGACCTGGTCGGCGCCGGCACCCGTTACGTGGCGGCCCGCGGCGGCCGGGGCGGTCTGGGTAACGCCGCGCTGGCGTCAGCCCGCCGCAAGGCGCCCGGGTTCGCGCTTCGTGGCGAACCGGGGGAGGAACGCGACGTCGTCGTCGAAGTGAAGAGCGTCGCCGACATTGCGCTCGTCGGTTATCCGAACGCCGGCAAGTCCTCGCTCATCGCCGCGATCTCAGCCGCCCGACCAAAGATCGCCGACTATCCGTTCACCACATTGGCGCCGAATCTCGGTGTGGTCGAGGCCGGTGAGATACGGTTCACGGTCGCCGATGTTCCCGGGCTGGTTCGCGGCGCAAGCCAGGGGCGCGGCCTCGGGCTGGAGTTCCTCCGGCACATCGAACGGTGCGCGGCCGTCGTCCACGTGGTGGATTGCGCCGCAGCCGAGCCGGATCGCAGTCCGCTCGCCGACCTCGCTGCGATCCGGGCCGAGCTCGCCGCCTACGCCTCCCTCGACCTCGGCGGACCTCCGCTGCACGAGCGGCCGCAGCTGGTCGTCCTCAACAAGATCGATATTCCGGAGGCACGGGCCCGGGCCGAAGCCGCCGCCCGGCAGATCGCCGACGCGCCCGTCTTCCTGGTCTCCGCTGTGACCCGGGAGGGGCTGCGGGAGCTGGTCTTCGCGATGGCGGGGCTTGTGGAGACGGCGCGGGCGAACCGACCGGCTCCGGAACCGCCGCGCATCGTATTGCGGCCCCCTGCGATCGCCGAGCCCGAGTTCACTGTCCGCCGTCGGGGATCGGCGTTCATCGTCGACGGGGAGAAACCCCGGCGCTGGGTGGCGCAGACCGATTTCAGCAACGACGAAGCGGTCGGCTACCTGGCCGACCGGTTGGCTCGGCTCGGGGTCGAAGACGAGCTTGCCCGGTTGGGGGCGCGTCCGGGTGACGAGGTGATCATAGGGGGTGTGAGTTTCGACTACGAGCCGGGCATTCGTGCCGGCGTGGGACACCCGTTCGGGCCGCGTGGCACTGATCCGCGGCTTCACGCCGCCGCTCCGCCCGCAACGGCGCACTGGGCCGGTGATGGGGACGACGATTCGGCGGCCCGTGACGAGGAGGACGGGTGA
- the rpmA gene encoding 50S ribosomal protein L27: protein MAHKKGASSSRNGRDSTSKRLGVKRFGGQFVHAGEILVRQRGTRFHPGSGVGRGGDDTLFALVSGAVTFGTARGRRVVSVVPAQPAATPAQPAATGS from the coding sequence ATGGCTCACAAGAAGGGTGCGTCGTCGAGCCGTAACGGACGTGACTCCACGTCGAAGCGGCTCGGGGTCAAGCGATTCGGCGGGCAGTTCGTGCACGCGGGCGAGATTCTCGTCCGCCAGCGTGGCACGCGCTTCCACCCGGGGAGCGGGGTCGGCCGTGGCGGCGATGACACGCTGTTCGCCCTGGTCAGCGGCGCGGTGACGTTCGGTACTGCCCGGGGCCGTCGGGTGGTGAGCGTCGTCCCGGCGCAACCGGCCGCGACACCGGCGCAACCGGCTGCGACAGGGAGCTGA
- a CDS encoding TIGR03936 family radical SAM-associated protein has translation MTDRSHAGGEAAPVVQRLRVRWAKRGRLRFTSHRDFQRALERAVRRAGLPIAYSAGFTPHPRISYVGAAPTGAASEAEYVELALTAAVDPSAAAQALDAALPAGFDVLDVVEARGGTLADRIDASRWEIRLPGADHAAVAAAVRAFLDAVEVPVERVTKDGRRVMDVRAAVARLAVTASAGDHDECVILDVVVRHLTPSVRPDDVVAGLRQVADLALPTPPLATRLAQGHLEENGRLADPLAPDREHIADETRRITAPDGSVSRTVST, from the coding sequence ATGACGGACCGATCGCATGCCGGCGGGGAGGCCGCGCCGGTCGTCCAGCGGTTGCGGGTTCGGTGGGCGAAGCGTGGCCGGCTCCGGTTCACCAGCCACCGGGACTTCCAGCGGGCGTTGGAGCGGGCGGTCCGTCGCGCCGGGCTGCCGATTGCGTACAGCGCCGGGTTCACTCCGCATCCACGGATCTCGTACGTCGGCGCCGCTCCGACTGGGGCGGCCAGTGAGGCCGAGTACGTCGAACTCGCGCTCACCGCGGCCGTCGATCCGTCAGCCGCGGCTCAGGCTCTCGACGCCGCCCTGCCGGCGGGCTTCGACGTCCTGGACGTCGTCGAGGCCCGAGGCGGCACGCTTGCGGACCGGATCGACGCCTCGCGCTGGGAGATCCGACTGCCCGGTGCTGACCATGCCGCCGTGGCCGCGGCGGTGCGGGCCTTCCTTGACGCCGTCGAGGTTCCGGTGGAGCGGGTGACGAAAGACGGGCGTCGCGTCATGGACGTTCGGGCGGCGGTGGCGCGACTCGCCGTGACCGCAAGCGCCGGGGATCATGACGAATGTGTCATACTCGACGTGGTCGTGCGGCACCTGACACCGTCCGTTCGACCCGACGACGTTGTGGCTGGGCTCCGGCAGGTCGCTGACCTGGCGCTTCCAACGCCGCCCCTGGCGACGCGGTTGGCGCAGGGTCACCTCGAGGAGAACGGCCGGCTAGCTGATCCGCTTGCGCCCGACAGGGAGCACATTGCCGATGAGACGAGGCGCATTACCGCACCGGATGGTTCGGTATCGCGGACTGTCTCGACCTGA